A part of Lacinutrix sp. 5H-3-7-4 genomic DNA contains:
- a CDS encoding SusE domain-containing protein: protein MKNFKILLLLVIAVIGFNSCQEDDDLVFTAVPQGDFTFSNSFLEEYVLTPEASGNIAERFTWDNANFDVPTNTTYELQRSFSGDFSDMIVVESTDANEIAVTIGQMLTFAEEAGLDNDPDTEDISNTGAISFRLRAFVGDTGNGTESFSMPQTLNIVLPESTGNTGGSGIEPVSWGIVGSGYNNWGAYEDQTFYSTSESNVFVTYATLLDGEIKFRENDDWASDFGDDGADGTLDAGGANIVVTAGTYKITMNLNDNTYTIEPFSWGVVGSGYNDWGASPDAKFYYDYVTDTFKVGVRLVDGEIKFRQNNEWTTDFGDSGADGTLDAGGDNIVVTAGHYTITLDFNASTYTIEAADLYGIVGSGYNDWGATQDFTLTPLSNDIWVGDIVNLVDGEIKFRVNDAWDTDFGDTGADGTLDAGGDNIAVTAGSYRVKLDIANGTYAIN from the coding sequence ATGAAAAATTTTAAAATTTTATTACTGTTAGTTATAGCTGTTATTGGCTTTAACTCTTGTCAAGAAGACGACGATTTAGTTTTCACTGCTGTCCCACAAGGTGATTTTACTTTTTCAAATTCATTTTTAGAGGAGTATGTTTTAACACCTGAAGCTTCTGGTAACATAGCAGAGCGTTTTACTTGGGACAATGCAAATTTTGATGTTCCTACAAATACAACATACGAATTACAAAGATCTTTTTCTGGAGATTTTTCAGATATGATTGTTGTAGAATCTACAGATGCTAATGAAATAGCAGTAACAATAGGACAAATGCTAACCTTTGCTGAAGAAGCAGGTCTAGACAATGACCCAGATACTGAAGATATATCAAATACAGGAGCTATTTCTTTTAGACTTAGAGCTTTTGTTGGAGATACAGGAAACGGCACAGAAAGTTTCTCTATGCCACAAACATTAAATATTGTTTTACCAGAAAGCACTGGAAATACTGGTGGTTCAGGAATTGAACCAGTAAGCTGGGGAATTGTAGGTTCTGGTTACAATAACTGGGGAGCTTATGAAGATCAAACTTTTTATTCTACTTCAGAGTCTAACGTTTTTGTAACATATGCTACATTACTTGATGGAGAAATAAAATTTAGAGAAAATGACGATTGGGCTAGTGATTTTGGAGATGATGGAGCAGATGGAACTTTAGATGCTGGTGGAGCAAATATTGTAGTAACTGCTGGTACATATAAAATTACAATGAATTTAAATGACAATACTTACACTATCGAACCATTTTCATGGGGAGTTGTAGGTTCTGGATACAATGATTGGGGAGCATCACCTGATGCAAAATTTTACTATGATTATGTAACAGATACATTTAAAGTTGGTGTGAGATTAGTTGATGGAGAAATAAAATTTAGACAAAACAACGAATGGACTACAGATTTTGGAGACTCTGGAGCAGATGGAACTTTAGATGCTGGCGGAGATAACATTGTTGTAACTGCAGGACATTATACTATTACTTTAGATTTTAATGCTAGTACATATACTATTGAAGCTGCAGATCTATACGGTATTGTTGGTTCTGGATATAATGATTGGGGAGCAACACAAGATTTTACTTTAACACCTTTAAGTAATGATATTTGGGTTGGAGATATAGTAAACCTTGTAGATGGAGAAATTAAATTTAGAGTTAATGATGCCTGGGATACAGATTTTGGAGATACTGGAGCAGATGGAACTTTAGATGCTGGTGGTGATAATATTGCAGTAACAGCAGGAAGCTATAGAGTAAAATTAGATATAGCTAATGGCACTTATGCTATAAACTAA
- a CDS encoding DUF2723 domain-containing protein, with the protein MTSINLKKWNNILGWFAFFIALLTYSLTVEPTVSYWDAGEYILTSAKLQVGHPPGAPLFQMLGAFFSTFAIEPQYVGLMLNMVSAVSSAFTILFMFWSISLLLQKIVGEQDLTNSKIQGILASAFVGSLAFTFTDSFWFNAVETEVYAMATLIMAILFYLGLRWERDMNNPRGNRWLILIAFVIGLSFGVHFMGLLTIPALGLIYFFKNYKKVTIINFIVANVVSVAILLFIFKLLAPNILRFFSALEIFFVNTIGLPFNSGSIIAGLILVAVIYFSLNYTQKKGYKHLNTGILCITFVVIGFSSWLMLPIRANANVVINENNPSSARELLAYYNLEQYPETHLFYGPLFTDQYSGLDEDKPYVDDKPKYEKDEALGKYVIVNDYKNAKQNYNSDQAAILPRMWSGENAENYMLFSGFLDFSLKEEYIVDPFTENKIADFISKYQNNQLTESEYDGFMAQYGDKLNLYLNQGTQKDIALINQFKNEVVKGNVDYEGYHNFLKTYGQQYLDIKKPSLGSNIAYLLEYQLGYMYWRYFMWNFTGRQDDIQGEYNNHGNWISGIKAFDAWHLGQSQDNLPSDVENNKARNTYYFLPLILGLIGLFFIFNKDKKLFWVLLVFFLFTGLAIQVYTNVRPFEPRERDYSVVGSFYVFAIWIGFGVYAIFDMLKTKIKNSMLAPAVGLVCLILVPGILAANNWDDHDRSNKYTALSMAKKYLDSCAENAILFSIGDNDTFALWYAQEIENYRTDVRVVNTSLFQTDWYIDQMKRKAYESDPVPSQLTHDQYKYGTRDYIMKRTNYYDPKTEEYKPTFSRDTLSIKEFLDFVSSDNPKTKFKRIIQLQGEDPQQYPSQLLNTNYFPVENIRVPVNKNEVLSNGLVKEKDADQIVDYIDIKIKESAIYKQRLLMLDIVGNNNWERPIYFTGGAFGDDDYIWMKDYLQLDGMCYKLVPIKTPVERANPFDMGRVDSDLMYNKVKNWDWGNSGSENIYHDPETRKNSITYRGNLARLMETLINEKQLEKAEEVADIAMENMPVNYYGYYTLLEPYISGYYEVDAKEKARQLFKDVAVKYQENLKYYSELTRENQLKNGENIITDLERYRALIIVLVEYDEDFAEEEFKTFQYHEELFSDLMPSEQPIRQPQIREERDINRDSSIPNLAPQTTEE; encoded by the coding sequence ATGACATCAATTAACTTAAAAAAATGGAACAACATATTAGGTTGGTTCGCTTTTTTTATTGCACTTCTAACATATAGCTTAACAGTAGAACCCACAGTAAGTTATTGGGATGCCGGAGAATACATTTTAACTTCAGCTAAATTACAAGTTGGACACCCACCAGGAGCACCATTATTTCAAATGCTTGGTGCATTTTTCTCAACTTTTGCTATAGAACCACAATATGTAGGTTTAATGCTTAATATGGTTAGTGCTGTTTCTAGTGCATTTACCATATTATTTATGTTTTGGAGTATTTCGCTATTACTACAAAAAATCGTTGGAGAGCAAGATTTAACAAATAGCAAAATTCAAGGTATTCTTGCTAGTGCTTTTGTTGGTAGTTTAGCATTTACTTTTACAGATTCATTTTGGTTTAATGCTGTAGAAACAGAAGTTTATGCCATGGCAACCCTAATAATGGCCATACTTTTTTATCTAGGCTTACGTTGGGAAAGAGACATGAATAATCCTCGAGGCAATCGCTGGCTTATTTTAATTGCATTTGTAATTGGTCTATCTTTTGGTGTGCACTTTATGGGATTACTTACCATTCCTGCATTAGGTCTTATATACTTTTTTAAAAATTACAAAAAAGTAACAATTATAAACTTTATAGTTGCTAACGTTGTTTCGGTAGCTATATTATTATTTATATTTAAACTGTTAGCTCCAAATATACTTAGGTTTTTTAGTGCTCTAGAAATTTTCTTTGTAAACACTATTGGCTTACCATTTAACTCAGGATCTATAATCGCTGGTTTAATTCTAGTTGCTGTAATATATTTTAGCCTTAACTATACACAAAAGAAAGGCTATAAACATTTAAATACAGGCATACTTTGTATAACATTTGTAGTAATAGGTTTCTCTTCTTGGTTAATGCTCCCTATTAGAGCCAATGCTAATGTAGTTATTAATGAAAATAATCCTTCTAGTGCAAGAGAACTTCTTGCCTACTACAACTTAGAGCAATATCCTGAAACACATTTATTTTATGGCCCGCTATTTACAGACCAATACTCTGGTTTAGATGAAGATAAACCATATGTAGATGACAAACCTAAATACGAAAAAGATGAAGCCTTGGGCAAATATGTTATTGTTAACGATTATAAAAACGCTAAACAAAACTATAATAGTGACCAAGCAGCAATATTACCTAGAATGTGGAGTGGCGAAAATGCCGAAAACTACATGCTATTTTCTGGTTTTTTAGATTTTAGCTTAAAAGAAGAATATATTGTAGACCCATTTACTGAAAATAAAATTGCCGATTTTATTTCAAAATACCAAAACAACCAACTCACTGAAAGTGAATATGATGGTTTTATGGCACAGTATGGTGATAAATTAAACTTATATTTAAATCAAGGAACTCAAAAAGATATTGCTTTAATAAATCAATTTAAAAATGAAGTTGTTAAAGGTAATGTAGATTATGAAGGCTATCATAACTTCCTAAAAACTTACGGGCAACAATATTTAGATATTAAAAAACCATCATTAGGAAGTAATATTGCATACTTACTTGAATACCAATTAGGTTATATGTATTGGCGTTATTTTATGTGGAATTTTACAGGACGCCAAGACGATATTCAAGGAGAATATAACAACCATGGTAACTGGATAAGCGGTATAAAAGCTTTTGATGCATGGCATTTAGGACAGTCTCAAGATAATTTACCTAGCGATGTAGAAAATAATAAAGCAAGAAACACCTATTACTTTTTGCCTTTAATTTTAGGACTAATAGGCTTATTCTTTATTTTTAATAAAGACAAAAAACTCTTTTGGGTATTACTTGTATTTTTCCTGTTTACAGGTTTAGCAATACAAGTTTATACCAATGTTAGACCTTTTGAGCCTCGTGAAAGAGATTACTCTGTCGTAGGTTCATTTTATGTATTTGCAATTTGGATTGGTTTTGGCGTTTATGCTATTTTCGACATGCTTAAAACCAAAATAAAAAACAGCATGCTCGCTCCTGCTGTTGGTTTAGTATGCTTAATTCTAGTACCTGGAATTTTAGCAGCAAATAACTGGGACGACCATGATAGGTCTAACAAGTACACAGCATTATCAATGGCAAAAAAATATTTAGACTCTTGTGCAGAAAATGCCATACTATTTTCAATAGGAGATAACGATACATTTGCACTTTGGTATGCACAGGAAATAGAAAATTATAGAACCGATGTACGTGTAGTTAATACCAGTTTATTTCAAACCGATTGGTATATAGACCAAATGAAACGTAAAGCCTATGAAAGCGACCCAGTACCTTCTCAATTAACTCATGACCAATACAAGTACGGTACACGAGATTATATCATGAAACGTACTAATTATTACGACCCTAAAACTGAAGAGTACAAACCTACTTTTAGCAGAGACACGCTTTCTATTAAAGAATTTTTAGATTTTGTTTCAAGCGACAACCCTAAAACTAAATTTAAACGTATAATTCAATTGCAAGGCGAAGATCCACAACAATACCCATCGCAATTACTAAACACAAACTATTTTCCGGTAGAAAATATTCGAGTTCCGGTTAATAAAAATGAAGTTTTAAGTAATGGCCTTGTAAAAGAAAAGGATGCAGATCAAATTGTAGATTATATAGACATTAAAATTAAAGAAAGTGCCATATACAAGCAACGTTTATTAATGTTAGACATTGTTGGTAACAACAACTGGGAAAGACCAATTTACTTTACTGGTGGAGCTTTTGGAGATGATGATTACATCTGGATGAAAGACTATTTACAACTAGATGGTATGTGTTATAAATTAGTACCTATTAAAACACCTGTTGAACGTGCAAATCCATTTGATATGGGTCGTGTAGATAGTGATTTAATGTACAATAAAGTTAAAAATTGGGATTGGGGAAATAGCGGTAGTGAAAACATTTACCATGATCCTGAAACACGTAAAAACTCAATAACATATAGAGGTAACTTAGCACGTTTAATGGAAACTTTAATAAACGAAAAACAGTTAGAAAAGGCTGAAGAAGTAGCAGATATAGCTATGGAAAATATGCCTGTAAACTACTACGGTTACTACACGCTTTTAGAGCCTTATATTAGCGGTTATTATGAAGTTGATGCAAAAGAAAAAGCCAGACAACTTTTTAAAGATGTTGCTGTTAAATATCAAGAAAACTTAAAATATTATAGTGAGTTAACCAGAGAAAATCAGCTTAAAAACGGTGAAAATATCATTACAGACTTAGAACGCTATAGAGCTTTAATTATAGTATTAGTAGAGTATGATGAAGACTTTGCAGAGGAAGAGTTTAAAACGTTTCAATATCACGAAGAATTATTTAGCGATTTAATGCCTAGCGAACAGCCAATAAGACAGCCACAAATTAGAGAAGAACGCGATATTAATAGAGATAGTAGCATTCCTAATTTAGCTCCACAAACAACCGAAGAGTAG
- a CDS encoding RagB/SusD family nutrient uptake outer membrane protein, which translates to MKKVILTFLGLALLTTVSSCVDDLDTEPKVELTLEQLLADDPNAVEGILSRLYASFALSGPNGPGSSDISDDAGESPFLRGIINLQDFTADGMKNRWGDDGLDQLTTTSEWTSNNKFFRYLYNRAYYTIPQCNNLLNVLDSASTDAGESVVSEVRFLRALAYFYVIDVFGKGVLATDENFGQSELLPESSRTELFNYVESELLEIEPLIGGFNGYGRANTYVVDMLLAKLYINAEVYTGTARYDDAFTYVNKIITEGGYSLTNNFLENFSGDNDMSSEIIYPLIADPIVSQSFGNTTYIVNGNLSPDTITISEFGATEGWQGHRATKAWYGLFGDLDTSPDDRASLFWTEGHNYEMNDYTIWTDGYPSIKFRNTTFNSDYTPTSFSGTDFPLYRLADAYLMYAECALRGATEANMSDALSYVNQVRTRSNADPITMGELDLDFIIDERGRELNLEGHRRTDLIRFGRFTGGTYLWPWKGGTVNGSSIPDTYNVFPIPQTALEANPNLQQNPGY; encoded by the coding sequence ACGACCCTAATGCAGTAGAAGGAATTCTTTCTAGACTTTACGCTTCATTTGCATTATCTGGGCCAAATGGACCAGGAAGTTCAGACATTAGTGACGACGCAGGAGAATCTCCTTTTTTAAGAGGAATTATAAACCTTCAAGATTTTACGGCAGATGGTATGAAAAACCGTTGGGGAGATGATGGTTTAGACCAATTAACAACAACGTCTGAATGGACAAGTAACAACAAGTTTTTTAGATATTTATACAATAGAGCATATTATACAATTCCACAGTGTAACAATTTATTAAATGTATTGGATAGTGCTAGTACAGATGCGGGAGAGTCTGTTGTCTCAGAAGTTCGTTTCTTAAGAGCGTTAGCATATTTCTATGTAATTGATGTATTTGGAAAAGGTGTTCTTGCTACAGACGAAAATTTTGGGCAATCAGAATTACTTCCAGAGTCTTCACGTACCGAGTTATTTAACTACGTAGAATCAGAGCTATTAGAAATCGAACCTTTAATAGGTGGGTTTAACGGCTATGGTAGAGCTAACACATATGTAGTGGATATGTTATTGGCAAAATTATATATCAACGCAGAAGTTTATACAGGTACTGCAAGATATGATGATGCTTTTACTTATGTAAATAAAATAATAACCGAAGGTGGTTATAGTTTAACTAATAACTTTTTAGAAAACTTCTCTGGAGATAACGATATGTCTTCAGAAATTATATATCCATTAATTGCAGACCCAATTGTAAGTCAAAGTTTTGGTAATACAACATATATTGTAAATGGAAACTTAAGTCCAGATACAATAACAATTTCAGAATTTGGTGCAACAGAAGGTTGGCAAGGTCATAGAGCCACTAAAGCTTGGTATGGTTTATTTGGCGATTTAGATACTTCACCAGACGATAGAGCAAGTCTTTTCTGGACCGAAGGCCATAACTACGAAATGAATGATTATACAATCTGGACAGATGGTTATCCTTCAATAAAGTTTAGAAACACAACATTTAATTCAGACTATACACCAACTAGTTTTTCTGGCACAGATTTTCCACTATATCGTCTAGCAGATGCGTACTTAATGTATGCCGAATGTGCTTTAAGAGGAGCAACAGAGGCAAACATGTCGGATGCTTTATCATATGTAAATCAAGTTAGAACAAGATCTAATGCAGACCCTATTACAATGGGAGAATTAGATTTAGATTTTATTATAGATGAAAGAGGAAGAGAATTAAACTTAGAAGGACATAGAAGAACAGACCTTATACGTTTCGGAAGATTTACAGGAGGAACTTATTTATGGCCATGGAAAGGTGGTACAGTAAATGGATCTTCTATTCCAGATACTTATAACGTATTCCCTATTCCTCAAACAGCTTTAGAAGCAAACCCTAACTTACAACAAAACCCAGGTTACTAA
- a CDS encoding alpha-amylase family glycosyl hydrolase: MKNKLLLFFILLSYSVLAQQQNVNYTISPNVFEENETITITIEGNSINEATWNITNNALYLWAWSFDLNLDNIQNCPTNGDWTNSNETNKLTYNSGNDTYTISFVPSTFYNRTSIGRIGFLIKAKDGTGDKKSQDILADVGAFQVIQNAPESNSTTILNSGDNLTIDAQNTGGNANYTLRANGMVINTQTNISTYNYTDTNITENKNYELEVNQNGNIVINTFQTIVDPGNNIAVMPTDYQDGITYLSDTEAVLVLYATGKDFVYVAGSFNNWQPDSSYAMKKDPTRNNKFWLELTGLTANQIETYQYWVVDKTPAVNSPTLVKTADPYSTLVLSPFDDPYIPANTYPNLPAYPAGQEREVTVLQTGQTPYAWQVTNFQKPKKEDLVIYEVLIRDFDADRNFQDLIDKIDYFKNLNINAIQLMPVMEFEGNESWGYNTSFHMALDKYYGTEDKFKELVDVFHQNGIAVVLDVALNHAFGRNPMVRMWMNDPDNDGWGEPSSENPYFNEVALHSYNVGSDFDHSNPRTQDYVKRVIEHWINNFNIDGFRWDLTKGFTQQCTASDEACTNAYQSDRVAVLKSYADHSWAQDDTHYVIFEHLGGNQEEKEWADYRVNENKGIMLWGKMTNNYNQLTMGYNSDNDISGVGHESRNFNEPRLVGYAESHDEERLMYKNLQFGNQSNTAHDVQDLNTALSRMSALGAVTLTIPGPKMIWHFGALGMENSIFTCNNGTVNEPGDADGSGDCKLDTKPQPQWTNNWLADANRNKIYNDWARINILKTEEAVFEGDYSINQTDNSLTPKIYIWDDTLPTTELKNVVILANFDVSNQNITPNFPYTGIWYDLMDPTGNTTINVTNVNTPIPVDAGQFKMYGNQNSQTLSTIDYNLNNELTLYPNPANNTFAISKKATVIEIYNISGKLIKRFKGDFIENTSFSISDITQGIYIVKTQNNLGATSTTKLIKL; encoded by the coding sequence ATGAAAAACAAATTACTTTTATTTTTTATACTTCTTAGCTACAGTGTTTTAGCTCAGCAACAGAATGTAAACTATACTATTTCTCCTAATGTTTTTGAAGAAAATGAAACCATAACAATTACAATAGAAGGCAACAGTATTAATGAAGCAACATGGAATATAACAAACAACGCCTTATACTTATGGGCTTGGTCTTTCGATTTAAATCTCGATAATATTCAAAACTGTCCTACAAATGGAGATTGGACAAATTCAAACGAAACAAATAAATTAACCTATAATAGCGGCAACGATACCTACACTATTTCTTTTGTACCAAGTACATTTTATAATAGAACAAGCATAGGTAGAATTGGTTTTCTAATTAAAGCAAAAGATGGTACTGGAGACAAAAAATCTCAAGACATATTAGCAGATGTAGGAGCTTTTCAAGTAATACAAAACGCACCAGAATCAAATTCAACTACAATTCTAAACTCTGGAGACAACTTAACTATAGATGCTCAAAACACTGGTGGCAATGCAAATTATACTTTAAGAGCAAATGGTATGGTTATAAATACTCAAACAAACATATCAACATACAATTATACAGATACAAATATTACTGAAAACAAAAATTACGAATTAGAAGTAAATCAAAATGGTAATATTGTTATTAACACATTCCAAACTATAGTAGATCCTGGAAATAATATTGCCGTGATGCCAACAGACTATCAAGATGGTATCACCTATTTAAGTGACACAGAAGCTGTTTTAGTTTTATATGCTACAGGTAAAGATTTTGTTTACGTTGCTGGTAGTTTTAATAATTGGCAGCCAGATTCTTCTTACGCCATGAAAAAAGATCCTACTAGAAATAATAAATTTTGGTTAGAACTTACAGGTTTAACTGCCAATCAAATTGAAACTTATCAATATTGGGTTGTAGACAAAACACCTGCAGTAAATTCACCAACATTAGTTAAAACTGCAGATCCTTATTCTACTTTAGTATTATCGCCTTTTGATGATCCATATATTCCAGCTAATACGTATCCAAACTTACCTGCATATCCTGCTGGCCAAGAAAGAGAAGTAACTGTATTACAAACAGGGCAAACACCATACGCTTGGCAGGTAACAAATTTTCAAAAACCTAAAAAAGAAGATTTAGTAATCTACGAGGTCTTAATAAGAGATTTTGATGCCGACAGAAATTTTCAAGATTTAATAGATAAAATAGATTATTTCAAAAACCTAAATATTAATGCTATTCAACTTATGCCTGTAATGGAATTTGAAGGAAACGAAAGTTGGGGATATAATACGTCTTTTCACATGGCATTAGATAAGTATTATGGCACAGAAGACAAGTTTAAAGAACTTGTAGATGTTTTTCACCAAAACGGAATTGCAGTTGTTTTAGATGTCGCTTTAAATCATGCCTTTGGTAGAAATCCAATGGTTCGTATGTGGATGAATGATCCAGATAATGATGGTTGGGGAGAACCAAGTAGTGAAAACCCATATTTTAATGAGGTAGCATTACACAGCTATAACGTAGGTTCAGATTTTGACCATTCTAACCCAAGAACTCAAGATTATGTAAAACGTGTAATTGAACACTGGATAAACAATTTTAATATAGATGGTTTCCGTTGGGATTTAACAAAAGGATTTACTCAACAATGTACTGCTAGTGACGAAGCCTGCACAAACGCATACCAGTCAGATCGTGTTGCTGTACTAAAAAGCTATGCAGATCATTCTTGGGCACAAGATGACACGCACTATGTAATTTTCGAACATTTAGGTGGTAATCAAGAAGAGAAAGAATGGGCAGACTATAGAGTTAATGAAAACAAAGGCATCATGCTTTGGGGAAAAATGACTAATAATTATAACCAATTAACAATGGGTTATAACTCAGATAATGATATTAGTGGCGTTGGTCACGAAAGTAGAAACTTTAACGAACCAAGATTAGTGGGTTATGCCGAAAGTCATGACGAAGAACGTTTAATGTACAAAAACTTACAATTTGGTAACCAAAGTAATACCGCTCACGATGTGCAAGATTTAAACACAGCATTATCAAGAATGTCTGCTTTAGGAGCTGTAACTTTAACTATTCCAGGACCAAAAATGATATGGCATTTTGGTGCTTTAGGAATGGAAAACTCCATTTTCACTTGTAATAATGGCACTGTAAACGAACCTGGAGATGCAGATGGAAGCGGAGATTGTAAATTAGACACAAAACCTCAACCACAGTGGACAAATAATTGGCTTGCAGATGCTAATAGAAATAAAATTTATAACGATTGGGCAAGAATAAATATTTTAAAAACCGAAGAAGCTGTTTTTGAAGGCGACTATTCTATAAACCAAACAGATAATAGTTTAACGCCAAAAATTTATATTTGGGATGATACATTACCAACTACAGAACTTAAAAACGTTGTAATTTTAGCAAATTTTGATGTAAGCAATCAAAATATTACACCTAACTTCCCATACACAGGAATTTGGTACGATTTAATGGATCCTACAGGAAACACAACCATTAATGTAACAAACGTTAATACACCAATACCTGTTGATGCTGGACAATTTAAAATGTATGGGAACCAAAATTCTCAAACACTATCTACAATAGATTATAATTTAAATAATGAATTAACACTATACCCTAATCCTGCAAACAACACATTTGCAATTAGTAAAAAAGCAACTGTTATAGAAATTTATAATATTTCTGGTAAACTTATAAAACGCTTTAAAGGTGATTTTATTGAGAACACATCATTTAGTATTAGTGATATTACTCAAGGTATTTACATTGTAAAAACCCAAAATAATTTAGGAGCAACTTCTACCACTAAACTTATAAAGTTGTAA